In a single window of the Zea mays cultivar B73 chromosome 5, Zm-B73-REFERENCE-NAM-5.0, whole genome shotgun sequence genome:
- the LOC100194054 gene encoding Thylakoid lumenal 17.4 kDa protein chloroplastic, translating to MASSSCLASPSGATLCRPRRPRCRVACSAADAGGSTGPAWAKGAGRLACGVLAAWSVASASNPVIAASQRLPPLSTEPNRCERAFVGNTIGQANGVYDKPLDLRFCDYTNEKTNLKGKSLAAALMSEAKFDGADMSEVVMSKAYAVGASFKGTDFTNAVIDRVNFEKADLTGAIFKNTVLSGSTFDDAKMDDVVFEDTIIGYIDLQKLCTNTSISPDARLELGCR from the exons ATGGCGTCGTCCTCCTGCCTCGCCTCGCCGTCTGGCGCCACGCTCTGCCGCCCGCGGCGGCCGAGGTGCCGCGTGGCGTGCTCGGCGGCCGACGCCGGCGGGAGCACCGGGCCGGCGTGGGCCAAGGGCGCGGGCCGCCTCGCGTGCGGCGTGCTGGCGGCTTGGTCCGTCGCGTCCGCGTCCAATCCGGTCATTGCCGCGAGCCAG AGATTGCCTCCACTCTCAACGGAGCCAAACCGATGCGAGCGCGCATTCGTGGGGAACACAATTGGCCAGGCAAACGGGGTGTACGACAAGCCCCTTGATCTCCGGTTCTGTGATTACACGAACGAGAAAACCAATCTAAAGGGCAAGTCTTTAGCTGCAGCGCTGATGTCCGAGGCAAAGTTCGACGGCGCTGACATGTCTGAAGTTGTCATGTCCAAAGCTTATGCTGTTGGTGCAAGTTTCAAAG GAACCGACTTCACAAATGCAGTGATAGACCGCGTCAATTTTGAGAAGGCCGATCTCACAGGGGCGATCTTCAAGAACACGGTCTTGTCAGGATCGACCTTCGATGATGCAAAGATGGACGATGTCGTGTTTGAGGACACGATCATCGGCTACATTGACCTTCAGAAGCTATGCACGAACACCAGTATCAGCCCAGATGCGAGATTGGAGCTGGGCTGTAGGTGA
- the LOC103626131 gene encoding uncharacterized protein, whose translation MTPASVVAMPRSVPLALALAPFPAPARAEERRNARSFRPSACGAGDDQKPPSMAAMPASLRTIQTRRKQAAAQRGVPRATATSAAGCAVAALVKAMEAVQGAAAGGATEAARGAGDAVAWVFSKVHLQSPDLAVGLPLLGMVACCLGTIVEAAEMGRVEAKKPEASSGDAEADHPDGNGDAAAEEPEDDDDDMPELVEADIEKELWGQIGILHGGGLFGDSSYVHEELDEEEIKEIDSARARRRKAAYERAIASGGANSLIMSNYAQLLYEFDKDIDRAEMYFKQAVAAEPADGEAMRRYGMFLWHARGDIGGAEDMFTGAIDEEPESSHHRSSYAWFLWMTGGVETCLIDTTGKQNNGNDVE comes from the exons ATGACGCCGGCGAGCGTGGTCGCCATGCCCAGGAGCGTCCCGTTGGCCTTGGCGTTGGCGCCGTTCCCGGCGCCCGCTAGGGCCGAGGAGAGGAGGAACGCCCGGTCCTTCAGGCCCTCGGCGTGCGGCGCCGGGGACGACCAGAAGCCGCCGTCCATGGCCGCGATGCCGGCGTCGCTGCGCACCATCCAGACCAGGAGGAAGCAGGCGGCGGCGCAGCGAGGGGTGCCGCGGGCGACGGCCACGAGCGCGGCCGGGTGCGCCGTGGCGGCTCTTGTCAAGGCCATGGAGGCCGTCCAGGGCGCGGCGGCTGGGGGCGCCACCGAGGCCGCGCGCGGCGCCGGGGACGCCGTGGCGTGGGTCTTCAGCAAGGTTCACCTCCAGTCGCCGGACCTCGCCGTCGGGCTGCCGCTGCTCGGGATGGTCGCCTGCTGCCTCGGCACGATCGTGGAGGCGGCGGAAATGGGCCGCGTGGAGGCGAAGAAGCCCGAGGCGTCGTCGGGCGACGcagaggccgaccaccccgacggcAACGGGGACGCGGCCGCCGAGGAacccgaggacgacgacgacgacatgcCGGAGCTGGTGGAAGCGGACATCGAGAAGGAGCTGTGGGGCCAgatcggcatcttgcatggcggcGGCCTATTCGGGGACAGCTCCTACGTCCATGAGGAACTCGACGAGGAAGAGATCAAGGAGATCGACAGCGCCCGCGCGCGGCGCCGGAAGGCGGCGTACGAGAGGGCCATCGCCTCAGGCGGCGCCAACTCGCTCATCATGTCCAACTACGCGCAGCTCCTCTACGAGTTCGACAAGGACATCGACAG GGCGGAGATGTACTTCAAGCAGGCGGTGGCCGCCGAGCCAGCGGACGGGGAAGCGATGCGGAGGTACGGCATGTTCCTCTGGCACGCCCGCGGCGACATTGGCGGCGCGGAGGACATGTTTACCGGCGCCATTGACGAGGAGCCCGAGAGCAGCCACCACCGGAGCAGCTACGCGTGGTTCCTATGGATGACCGGCGGCGTCGAGACCTGCCTCATCGACACCACCGGAAAGCAGAACAATGGCAACGACGTCGAATGA